TGTACGGCGTACGGGAACCGACCGCCTTCCTGGTCCGCCCCGACGGCTACCTCGCGGCCCGGCTCACCCCGCCGACCGCGGCGGGGCTGCGCGCCTGCCTGGCGAAGGTCTTCGCGCGCTGAGCGCCGCTCCCGCCTCCCGCTCCCGGTCAACGTCAGCCCGTCGCGTCGAGCAGGGCCGTCAGTTCGTCGCGGACCAGCTCCATGAACGGCCCCGTCGCCGCGGGTTCCACCGCGCGCTCCCCGGCCACCGCGTGCAGGTGGGCCAGTACGGCCTCCAGGTCCGCGAAGGGCCCCACCGGGCGCAGCAGCCACAGGCGGCCCGCCGGGCGGGGCGGCAGTCCGAGGCCGGCGAGGGCCGCGTCGGCCTCCGCGTCCATCCCGTGCAGGTCGGCGGCGGACAGCGGCGCGCACTCGACGTCGGTGACCTTGCCGTGGCCGTCCAGCCGGGTCTCCACGGCCCAGCGGGTGGCGCGGTCCGCCACCCAGGTCCGGGCGTCGGCGGGCCACACGTACGGCAGGAACACCCACAGCGCCTGCTCGGGGGCGGGTTCCCAGCCGAGCACCTCCAGTTCACGCACCTCGGGCAGCCGGTCCGGCTCCTGTTCGCTGCGCCCGGAGC
This is a stretch of genomic DNA from Streptomyces sp. NBC_00536. It encodes these proteins:
- a CDS encoding DUF5956 family protein, whose amino-acid sequence is MSWDWDEDGAPHPLALRRSGRSEQEPDRLPEVRELEVLGWEPAPEQALWVFLPYVWPADARTWVADRATRWAVETRLDGHGKVTDVECAPLSAADLHGMDAEADAALAGLGLPPRPAGRLWLLRPVGPFADLEAVLAHLHAVAGERAVEPAATGPFMELVRDELTALLDATG